The following are from one region of the Syngnathus typhle isolate RoL2023-S1 ecotype Sweden linkage group LG22, RoL_Styp_1.0, whole genome shotgun sequence genome:
- the nudt14 gene encoding uridine diphosphate glucose pyrophosphatase NUDT14 produces MEEINNIEVVPCTDSDYLKPFRVHYNQNGTKKSWDFMQTHDSVSVLIFNTSSHCFVLVKQFRPAVYMCEWERSKTQASQATEKTEEGATEASDSESREGQADTEVGGSSAWPPVATGITYELCAGLVDKPNLSLEEIARQEVLEECGYDVPASKLKRITSYRSGVGVTGSKQTMFYAEVSDDNCVSAGGGDPREGEFIEVVKVPLHEAMTFAYNERIPKTMGVIFSFIWFHNNMSPKYKISTNV; encoded by the exons ATGGAGGAGATCAACAACATTGAAGTCGTTCCTTGCACAGACTCCGACTACCTGAAGCCTTTCAGGGTCCACTACAACCAA AATGGCACAAAAAAGTCTTGGGACTTCATGCAAACCCACGACAG TGTATCCGTGCTGATATTCAACACCAGCTCCCACTGTTTTGTTCTCGTCAAGCAGTTCCGtccag CTGTATACATGTGTGAGTGGGAACGGAGCAAGACGCAAGCATCTCAAGCCACTGAAAAGACAGAGGAGGGGGCCACCGAAGCCTCAGACTCGGAGAGTCGGGAAGGCCAGGCGGACACAGAGGTGGGGGGCTCGTCCGCGTGGCCTCCGGTGGCCACGGGCATCACGTACGAGTTGTGCGCCGGGCTGGTGGACAAACCCAACCTCTCCTTGGAAGAGATCGCCAGACAGGAAGTGCTGGAGGAATGTGGCTATGATGTGCCCGCTTCGAAACTCAAGCGGATTACTTCTTACAG GTCCGGCGTGGGCGTGACGGGTTCCAAGCAGACCATGTTTTATGCCGAGGTATCCGACGACAATTGCGTGAGTGCAGGCGGAGGTGATCCGCGGGAGGGCGAGTTCATTGAGGTAGTCAAAGTACCCTTGCACGAAGCCATGACCTTTGCCTACAATGAGCGCATTCCCAAAACCATGGGCGTCATATTTAGCTTCATATGGTTCCATAACAATATGTCTCCTAAGTACAAGATCTCCACCAATGTGTAA